One Flavobacterium cerinum genomic window, ATAACATGGTTAGAACAAAAAGGAGTAAAGAAAAGTGCTGCCCATGAAGTAACCCAAACGGAATGGGATCAAATGGTCTATAAAATGATGAAAGTAGCATTTATCATTACCACAACTATTGGAGCGATGACCGGAGTTGGAATATGGTTTTCGGCCTCACTAATAAGCCCGGCTTCGATAGGTAGTTTAATCCGTGTTTTTTACTGGGCATGGTTTACGGAATGGATAGTATTCGTTACAGAAGTTATTCTCATTATGATCTATTTTTTGACATGGAAGAACAGTAATAGCTCATTAAAAGCCAAGTTGCGACATATCCGCTTCGGCTGGTTTTTGAGTATCGCATCCTGGATAACTATGGCGTTAATTGTTTCCATTCTTGGATTTATGATGGATCCGGGAAATTGGAATACCGATAAAAGCCTGATAAATGGTTTTACAAACCCGATCTATCTGCCGCAATTGTTATTCAGAAGCCCTACAGCTATGTTATTGGGAGGTATTTTCGGATTGTTGTTGGCTACTTTGTTTACCAAATCCGGATCGGAAATAAGAAAAGTAGTAGTTCAGGCAGCTTCAAAATGGATATTGCTTTGGGCCCCGATCACACTTATAGGTGCTGTCATTTACTATAAGGCGATACCGGAAGCAATGACTGAAAATATGAGTACAGCAGTTGGAACAATGGACTTTGCGCAGTATTATGATTTACTGAAATATATGATTGTAGCAGGTATCGGATTAACAGTTATTATAGCTTTAATCGGTTTGTTCAAAACAAAAAAGATTAAGCCTTATATGGTAGTCATACCGGTTATTACTGCCTTTGCCTTTTTGGGATTCTTTGAGCGGGTAAGAGAATTTATTCGTAAACCTTATGTCATCGGGCAATATATGTATTCGAATTTATTGCTGGAAGACGATTATGTGGTCTATCAACAGGATGGTGTTTTAAAACATGCTACTTATACTACCGTAACGGAAATCAATGATGAAAACAAGATTGAAGCGGGTAAAAATGTATTTACCATTGCTTGTAGCCGTTGCCATACGACACAGGGTGTAAATAGTGTGGTGGATGTCTTCGAAAGAATGTATGGCGTTGGTCAGCCGCTGGATATAAATTCAATGGCTACTTATATTCCCAACATGCACAACGGAAGAAACTATATGCCGCCATTTCCGGGAACACAACAAGAATCGGAAGCATTAGCCGAATATATCCGATATGTCCAGGAAACAGGAGAATCTCTGGAAGGCGCACAAACGGATGGCATTGCTGTGAATCCTTCCAATTCTGTAAAAGCTGTTTTAGAGTATAAAAAAAGTAAAAAAAAGACAACAGATGAATAATAGCTTATTGATAGCCCTGCAATCCGGTTCAATACCGGTACCCAAAGATATCCCATTACCCTTACCGCTACCGGAATGGTTGCTGATTATAATATTAGTGATTTCATTTTTAGCCCATATTATTTTTGTGAACCTGATGTTGGGCGGATCACTATTGACACTTTGGTCCGAAATAAAAGGATTAAAAGACAAAGAGTACGATATTCTGGCTCTCGAAATAGCCAAAACGACTACTGTAAATAAAAGTATTGCCGTAGTATTGGGAGTTGCACCGCTTTTGAGTATTAATGTATTATATACCGTATACTTTTATTCGGCTAATGCACTAACCGGTTTGGTATGGATTGCGGTAATACCGTTGGTAACCATAGCTTTTCTACTCACCTACCTTCATAAATATACATGGAAAACCCTGGAAAATAACAAAGCCGTTCATATTTCAATTCTGGCGCTGGCAGTGGTAATCTTTTTATTTATTCCGTTTATCTTTCTAACCAATATCAATCTGATGTTATTCCCCGAAAAATGGGCGGTTGTAAAAGGCTTTATGGATGCTTTGCTGTTACCTAATGTCTTTCCGAGGTATTTCCATTTTATTTTTGCTTCACTGTCGGTTACCGGATTATTTCTGTTCTGGTATATGAGTCGAAAGAACTATCCTTTTGAAACGATTTTTAGCAGACTAACCCGTTACGATATTCAACGCAAAGGCTATTCTCTGGCTTTGGTTGCTTCGATTGCACAGTTTCTGATCGGTCCTTTAGTATTGCTTACATTGCCGTCCAAAGGTATGGGGTGGAACCTGATTTTAGTGATTCTCACCGGAGCTGCGATGGCACTTCCGGCGATGTGGATGATGTGGAAAGCGCTTTCCGGAGCCCGGGAAAATATGAGCCGGAATTTTTATAAAATTGCCCTGCTGCTCACCGTAACCGTATTGTTTATGGGATCCGGAAGGCAGATATACCGGGCGAATTCATTAAAACAACACCAGGAACTGGTAAAAATTAAAACAGTAGCATTTCAGGAAATTAAAAAACAGGCTATCGCAAAGAGTAAAACAGCACAGACGAATGAAGCCAATGGAACACTTTCGGAAGCCGATAAAGGTAAAAAAGTATTCAATCAATACTGTGCTGCGTGTCATAAACCAACGGAAAAGCTGGTTGGACCACCGGTAACAGAAATGCAATCCATTTATAAAGACAATGTTCCCGGATTGAAAAACTGGATTCGTAAACCCGGAAAAAAACGCCCGGATTATGCCCAAATGCCGGCATTCCCACAGATAGCTGATTCGGATTTGAATAACTTGACAACGTATCTTTTAACATTAAACAAATAAAACTATGGTAGCCGTATTTGGAATCATGATCGCCTTATTTATTGTTCTCGCGGTGATAAACCTTGTAAAGATCAATATGCTGGCATTACAGATTATTAAAGACAAAGAGCTTAATAATCAGGAAAACCCGAAAGAGAAAAAATATCAGTTTATTAAGGGACTGTATTAAAAGTAATACCCGCCAGTTTTCAGGCGGGTTATTCTAATTTAGAAAATCAATCCGAATATATATGTTTTCGGTTATAAGAATGCTATTCACGAAAACAAATAGGTTCTACTCTTTTGTGAAGCGTTACTTTTGTCTCGTGAAAAAAATACTTGTCATATTTGCTTTTTGGATGTTGCTAAAGCCGGTCTTACCAGTTTTGGAGTACGTAGTAAATTATCAGTATATCGTAACAGAACTTTGTATCAACAAAAACAAACCAGCGGTTCATTGTAACGGAAAATGTCACTTAATGCAAGAGTTGGCTAAGGCTTCTGACAGCCAGGAAAAACAATTACCGGAAAAAAAGCTCTCGCTTTTGGAAAGCAGTATTTTGTTTTACAAAGAACTCGAATATTTTAAAATCTGTTATTGGACTCAACCGGAAAATCGGAAAAGTCACTTTAACTACGACAATTCTTTTTATACGCATCTTATTAGCTGTTCACTGCTAAAACCTCCCATTTTTATTTAATTCTAAATATCAGGATTCGCCTCTCAGAAAAGTAGTTTATCTACCAGTATTCCGTTGGAATAAAGAATATTAAATTCAAATGAACAGGAAACCAAAATCAAGCAAAACAGCCCTTTAGTCTCATTCTAATAGGTTTTAAACTTTTATTTGGCGATTCTACGGAAAGAGCAAAGCTGACAGTATTCCTGAAAACCCTTATGGATTATGATCATATCAATAATCCGTTATTTTACTTTCAAACATAGAAAAACCAATGAAAAACAACTATATTTTTTTACTGCTGTTTTTAAGCAGTATGGCAATGGGACAAAATACTGTCCAACCACAATGGAACACACAGGGAATAACCGTAGCCGGCGGAAACGGAGCCGGTTCGGATGCCAACCAGCTTATGATGCCCTACTCTGTTTTTGTAGATGAACAAAATAATATATATGTAGCTGATGCTCCCAATCATAGAATCCAAAAATGGTTACCCGGAGCAACAACCGGAATAACCGTAGCCGGAGGAAATGGTGCGGGAGATGGTAGTAATCAGCTAAACTATCCCACAGGAGTATGGGTTAAAAATGACGGAACAATTTATATTTTAGATAGTTTTAATGCCCGAATTCAGCAATGGTTACCAGCTGCAATTACAGGAACAACTGTAGCGGGAGATAATGGTGTTGGTAGTGCTGAAAATCAAATGAGCTATCCGGGCGGATTCTTTTTAAAAGGAAATGATTTTTACATTGCGGATTCCGGGAACAGTCGCATTTTGAAATGGGGAATTGGTAATACTACAGGATCAGTCGTAGCCGGAGGAAGTTTTGGTGCCGGAATGAACCAATTAGGCAATCCTAATTTAAGCGGAACTGTCTATGTCGATAACGATAATGCTATTTATGTAACCGATTTCAGTAACAACAGAATCCAGAAATGGCACTCGGGAGCAACAGATGCCATAACGGTCGCCGGCGGAAACGGTGATGGTTCCGGTAATAACCAAACGTTTACTCCTAATGGTATTTATGTGTTGAACGGTGGAATAATACTGATAGCCGAATACGGAAATAACCGGATTAGCCAATGGACAGAAAGTCAGTCGGAAGGTACGGTTATTGCCGGCGGAAACGGATCCGGTTTAGCTGCCAATCAGTTGAATTTACCAAGAGGTCTGTTTGTCGCACAGAACGGAGATCTTTATGTAACAGACTTCGGAAATAACAGAATACAAAAATTTGAAGCCATTCCACAACAGCAACCTATCTGTACGGAAAATCTTGGTGGTGGCTTAGAGCCTTCTTTTGTGGAATTAAAAATCAACGGAACCAATTTCCTGCATACTACTTATGAAGAGCCTACAATATATTATCATGAATACCCACAGTCAGGAAATACCACAACCCCATTAAATCGCGGACAGCAATATAGTTTTTACACTTTTACATCTTCAGAAGCTGTCATCGGACTTTGGATTGATTACAATCGGAATAATATTTTTGAG contains:
- a CDS encoding c-type cytochrome → MDFPMFHLDWLNNRMLIAGIATLHVIINHSLAVGFIPFITWLEQKGVKKSAAHEVTQTEWDQMVYKMMKVAFIITTTIGAMTGVGIWFSASLISPASIGSLIRVFYWAWFTEWIVFVTEVILIMIYFLTWKNSNSSLKAKLRHIRFGWFLSIASWITMALIVSILGFMMDPGNWNTDKSLINGFTNPIYLPQLLFRSPTAMLLGGIFGLLLATLFTKSGSEIRKVVVQAASKWILLWAPITLIGAVIYYKAIPEAMTENMSTAVGTMDFAQYYDLLKYMIVAGIGLTVIIALIGLFKTKKIKPYMVVIPVITAFAFLGFFERVREFIRKPYVIGQYMYSNLLLEDDYVVYQQDGVLKHATYTTVTEINDENKIEAGKNVFTIACSRCHTTQGVNSVVDVFERMYGVGQPLDINSMATYIPNMHNGRNYMPPFPGTQQESEALAEYIRYVQETGESLEGAQTDGIAVNPSNSVKAVLEYKKSKKKTTDE
- a CDS encoding c-type cytochrome, which codes for MNNSLLIALQSGSIPVPKDIPLPLPLPEWLLIIILVISFLAHIIFVNLMLGGSLLTLWSEIKGLKDKEYDILALEIAKTTTVNKSIAVVLGVAPLLSINVLYTVYFYSANALTGLVWIAVIPLVTIAFLLTYLHKYTWKTLENNKAVHISILALAVVIFLFIPFIFLTNINLMLFPEKWAVVKGFMDALLLPNVFPRYFHFIFASLSVTGLFLFWYMSRKNYPFETIFSRLTRYDIQRKGYSLALVASIAQFLIGPLVLLTLPSKGMGWNLILVILTGAAMALPAMWMMWKALSGARENMSRNFYKIALLLTVTVLFMGSGRQIYRANSLKQHQELVKIKTVAFQEIKKQAIAKSKTAQTNEANGTLSEADKGKKVFNQYCAACHKPTEKLVGPPVTEMQSIYKDNVPGLKNWIRKPGKKRPDYAQMPAFPQIADSDLNNLTTYLLTLNK
- a CDS encoding GEVED domain-containing protein, encoding MKNNYIFLLLFLSSMAMGQNTVQPQWNTQGITVAGGNGAGSDANQLMMPYSVFVDEQNNIYVADAPNHRIQKWLPGATTGITVAGGNGAGDGSNQLNYPTGVWVKNDGTIYILDSFNARIQQWLPAAITGTTVAGDNGVGSAENQMSYPGGFFLKGNDFYIADSGNSRILKWGIGNTTGSVVAGGSFGAGMNQLGNPNLSGTVYVDNDNAIYVTDFSNNRIQKWHSGATDAITVAGGNGDGSGNNQTFTPNGIYVLNGGIILIAEYGNNRISQWTESQSEGTVIAGGNGSGLAANQLNLPRGLFVAQNGDLYVTDFGNNRIQKFEAIPQQQPICTENLGGGLEPSFVELKINGTNFLHTTYEEPTIYYHEYPQSGNTTTPLNRGQQYSFYTFTSSEAVIGLWIDYNRNNIFEANEYTQLVNNMNSQNTKNFTVSTNALIGTTKMRLRSRAYGSTIEDNDACTHFGSGETRDYTITIADSNLSLGENETAKKVHLFPNPTQSTLNIQASKPVSIAILSLDGRIQIPREQTNVLNLQSLSPGIYMALVYDEDLTIREVVKIIKQ